In Alkaliphilus flagellatus, one DNA window encodes the following:
- a CDS encoding DUF4342 domain-containing protein yields the protein MDINLEKVDIVRERTGVSYKEAKEALEQNNGDVVESIISIEEKNGKTWMNTMSLAGNEIIEKLKYLIKKGNVSRIMLKRDGEILLNVPVTAGAIGVMLAPIVSLLGVSAAIATKTTIEIIKNNGEIVDINEMAGETVTELKNMVRGKKGVDVNMMNKKSDIILDKEDQDETLDDLYDGADY from the coding sequence ATGGATATTAACCTAGAGAAAGTTGATATAGTTAGAGAGAGAACAGGTGTGTCTTATAAAGAAGCAAAGGAAGCTTTAGAACAAAATAATGGAGATGTTGTAGAGTCTATAATATCTATTGAAGAAAAAAACGGTAAAACATGGATGAATACTATGTCTTTAGCAGGAAACGAAATAATAGAAAAGCTAAAGTATCTAATTAAAAAAGGAAATGTGTCTCGCATTATGTTAAAAAGAGATGGTGAAATTCTTCTTAATGTTCCAGTTACCGCTGGTGCCATTGGAGTAATGTTAGCTCCTATTGTATCTTTGTTAGGAGTTTCTGCAGCAATAGCTACTAAAACAACCATAGAGATAATTAAAAATAATGGTGAAATTGTTGATATCAATGAAATGGCCGGAGAAACTGTTACTGAACTTAAAAACATGGTTAGAGGAAAAAAAGGTGTAGATGTAAATATGATGAACAAAAAAAGTGACATTATATTAGATAAGGAAGATCAAGACGAAACCTTAGACGATTTATATGATGGAGCAGATTATTAA
- a CDS encoding glycine--tRNA ligase, which translates to MTTEKTMEKIVSLAKSRGFIFPGSEIYGGLANTWDYGPLGVELKNNVKKAWWKKFIQQSPYNVGLDSAILMNPKTWEASGHIGGFSDPLMDCKKCRSRFRADKLIEDYMQKQNEETIVDGWSNQQMKSYIEEKSINCPECGEKDFTDIRQFNLMFKTFQGVTEDSSTEIFLRPETAQGIFVNFKNVLRTSRKKVPFGIGQIGKSFRNEITPGNFTFRTREFEQMELEFFCKPGEDLEWFDYWKNFCKNWLLNLNLKEENLRIRDHSQEELSHYSKATTDFEYKFPFGWGELWGIADRTDFDLKQHSQHSGEDFTYQDPVTNEKYVPYCIEPSVGVDRVMLAFLVDAYEEEVIDEKDTRVVLKLHPALAPFKAAVLPLTKKLKDQTLELYEKLSANYVVDYDEAGSIGKRYRRHDEIGTPFCITFDYDSLEDNCVTIRHRDTMEQERISIEDLEAYLDEKLKY; encoded by the coding sequence ATGACAACAGAAAAAACAATGGAAAAAATCGTTTCTCTAGCCAAATCAAGAGGATTTATTTTTCCAGGCTCAGAGATATATGGAGGTCTTGCAAATACATGGGACTATGGTCCATTGGGAGTAGAATTAAAGAATAATGTTAAAAAAGCATGGTGGAAAAAATTTATTCAACAAAGTCCATACAACGTTGGATTAGATTCTGCTATTTTAATGAATCCAAAAACATGGGAAGCTTCAGGACATATTGGAGGATTTAGTGATCCATTAATGGATTGTAAAAAGTGTAGATCTCGTTTTAGAGCAGATAAGTTAATAGAAGATTATATGCAAAAACAAAATGAAGAAACTATTGTAGATGGTTGGAGTAACCAACAAATGAAATCCTACATAGAAGAAAAAAGTATTAACTGTCCTGAATGTGGTGAAAAAGATTTTACTGATATTCGTCAATTTAACCTAATGTTTAAAACATTCCAAGGGGTAACTGAAGACTCTAGTACAGAAATATTTTTACGACCTGAAACAGCACAAGGAATCTTTGTAAACTTCAAAAACGTTTTAAGAACATCAAGAAAAAAGGTACCATTTGGAATAGGGCAAATTGGAAAATCATTTAGAAATGAAATTACACCCGGTAACTTTACATTTAGAACAAGAGAGTTCGAGCAGATGGAGTTAGAATTTTTCTGTAAGCCAGGAGAAGATTTAGAGTGGTTTGATTATTGGAAGAATTTTTGTAAAAACTGGCTATTAAATCTAAACTTGAAGGAAGAAAATCTTCGTATTCGTGATCATAGTCAAGAAGAACTATCCCATTATAGTAAAGCAACAACTGACTTCGAATATAAATTCCCATTTGGATGGGGAGAACTTTGGGGTATCGCAGATAGAACAGACTTTGACCTTAAACAGCATAGTCAGCATTCTGGTGAAGACTTTACTTATCAAGATCCTGTTACCAATGAAAAATATGTGCCATACTGTATAGAGCCTTCTGTAGGGGTAGACCGTGTGATGTTGGCATTTTTAGTTGATGCCTATGAAGAAGAAGTTATTGACGAAAAGGACACAAGAGTAGTATTAAAGTTACATCCAGCATTAGCTCCTTTCAAAGCTGCTGTACTTCCTCTTACTAAAAAGCTAAAAGATCAGACATTAGAACTTTATGAAAAACTATCTGCAAATTATGTGGTAGACTATGATGAGGCAGGAAGTATAGGAAAAAGATATAGAAGACATGATGAAATAGGAACACCTTTCTGCATTACCTTCGATTATGACTCATTAGAGGACAATTGCGTTACAATTAGACATAGAGATACTATGGAACAAGAGCGAATTTCTATTGAAGATCTAGAAGCTTATTTAGATGAAAAATTAAAATATTAA
- a CDS encoding helix-turn-helix transcriptional regulator, which yields MISIELSIRQKKIIKIVQENEPITSEQIAKSLSVTRATLRPDLAILTMVGILDARPKVGYFYSGKSSVNIFAQEVKNMKVRDIMSIPIIVTEESSVYDGVVTLFLEDVGTIFVVSKGSLTGIVSRKDFLKSAMGGVDMNKVPVGMIMTRSPNIATVSPEDNALEAAIKIMDHEVDSLPVVEKIKENGQDIVKVIGRISKSNITKLFVELCKE from the coding sequence GTGATTTCCATAGAACTGTCAATCAGACAAAAAAAAATCATCAAAATTGTACAAGAAAATGAGCCAATTACAAGTGAACAAATTGCTAAAAGCCTTAGTGTAACACGGGCTACACTAAGACCAGATTTAGCAATTTTAACTATGGTGGGTATTTTAGATGCAAGACCTAAAGTTGGTTACTTTTATTCAGGTAAATCTAGTGTTAATATTTTTGCCCAAGAAGTAAAAAATATGAAGGTGCGAGATATTATGTCTATACCGATTATAGTAACGGAGGAAAGTTCTGTTTATGATGGCGTGGTGACTTTATTCTTAGAAGATGTTGGGACTATTTTTGTTGTTTCTAAAGGATCTCTTACAGGTATTGTATCACGAAAAGATTTTCTAAAGAGTGCTATGGGTGGAGTAGATATGAATAAAGTACCTGTAGGTATGATTATGACTAGGAGTCCTAATATTGCTACTGTATCACCAGAGGATAATGCTCTCGAGGCTGCTATTAAAATTATGGATCATGAAGTTGATAGTCTACCAGTAGTCGAGAAAATAAAAGAAAATGGGCAAGATATAGTTAAAGTAATTGGAAGAATATCTAAAAGTAATATCACAAAGTTATTTGTAGAACTATGCAAAGAATAG
- a CDS encoding pyruvate, water dikinase regulatory protein, with translation MGSSHLVIYVISDSIGETAEQVAKATVSQFNIEDYEVRRFPYINEKQQVFEILDEAKNEHAVIVFTIVVPELRKVLIEEAKILNIPCADVMTPILHAMESVLKIPAKEEPGLIRKLDERYFRKVEAIEFAVKYDDGKDARGIKQADIVLTGISRTSKTPLSMYLAHKNLKVANVPLVPEVLPPRELYEIPPKKIIGLTTNPMKLIEIRQERLKALGLKNEANYASMQRILEELDYAEGIMKKLGCPVIDVSSKAVEESAGIILEIFKDMGHKFSNGK, from the coding sequence ATGGGGAGTTCACATCTTGTTATTTATGTTATATCTGACTCCATAGGAGAAACAGCAGAACAAGTTGCCAAGGCTACTGTTAGTCAATTTAACATTGAAGATTATGAAGTAAGAAGATTTCCTTATATAAATGAAAAACAACAGGTTTTCGAAATATTGGATGAGGCGAAAAATGAACATGCAGTAATAGTTTTTACTATTGTTGTTCCTGAACTCAGAAAAGTTTTAATAGAGGAAGCTAAAATTTTAAATATACCTTGCGCTGATGTAATGACACCTATTTTACACGCTATGGAAAGTGTATTGAAAATTCCAGCTAAAGAGGAACCAGGTTTAATTCGTAAACTAGATGAAAGGTATTTTAGAAAAGTAGAAGCTATTGAATTTGCTGTTAAGTATGATGACGGTAAAGATGCAAGGGGAATAAAACAAGCAGACATAGTATTAACTGGAATTTCGAGAACATCAAAGACTCCTCTTAGTATGTACCTTGCACACAAAAATCTAAAGGTAGCAAATGTTCCTCTTGTACCAGAGGTTTTACCTCCAAGAGAGCTATATGAGATTCCTCCTAAGAAAATTATAGGATTAACTACTAATCCAATGAAACTAATCGAAATACGTCAAGAAAGATTAAAGGCTTTAGGATTAAAAAATGAGGCCAACTATGCAAGTATGCAAAGAATTCTTGAGGAATTGGATTATGCGGAAGGAATTATGAAAAAACTAGGTTGTCCTGTTATTGATGTTTCATCAAAAGCTGTTGAAGAAAGTGCTGGTATTATTTTAGAAATCTTTAAAGACATGGGGCACAAATTTTCCAACGGTAAATAA
- the ppdK gene encoding pyruvate, phosphate dikinase, producing the protein MLKKLVYAFQEGSLEMKSLLGGKGANLAEMTRIGLPVPPGFTVTTEACNQYYEHNSQLWTELKEEILKELKALEATTNKEFGSISNPLLVSVRSGAVFSMPGMMDTILNLGLNDESVKGIAKATNNERFAYDSYRRFIQMFGDVVLNIEKYKFDSILEKRKHDRGIEQDTDLTAEDLKDIVEEFKKVVKKEWGKDFPQDTEEQLLMAVEAVFKSWNNQRAKIYRKLHEIPDDLGTAVNIQSMVFGNMGETCGTGVAFTRNPSTGEKKLFGEFLLNAQGEDVVAGIRTPEEIQVLNEKMPKVYNQFVEVTHLLENHYRDMQDIEFTIENEKLYMLQTRNGKRTAMAAINIAVDMVEEGLITKEEAVLRIEPQQLDQLLHPTFDEAALKEAVVITKGLPASAGAATGKIYFTPEDVVKAKNEGERAILVRVETSPEDIEGMVSSEGILTGRGGMTSHAAVVARGMGKCCVAGAGEIRIDEVNRVMRVGGEQFAEGEYISLDGSQGIVYKGEVKTQTPELLGNFAVLMGWADEFRRLKIRTNADTAKDAKQALEFGAEGIGLCRTEHMFFEESRIFAVRQMILSTTLEGREKALAKLLPMQREDFIALFEAIKGLPVTIRLLDPPLHEFLPHEEEDVIKLANEMGVSKEDLLDVVNDLKEFNPMLGHRGCRLAITYPEIYAMQTRAIMEAAIHVHKVTGYIIVPEIMVPLVGEIKEFEQVKRIILNVIEEVFEENDIKIPYLIGTMIEIPRACITADEIAKEAEFFSFGTNDLSQMTFGFSRDDAGKFLGEYVDKNIFEKDPFQRIDRKGVGRLMEIAVDLGKKTKPDIKLGICGEHGGEPNSIEFCHLLGLAYVSCSPYRVPIARLAAAQAAVINKDQLK; encoded by the coding sequence TTGTTGAAAAAATTAGTTTATGCTTTTCAAGAAGGAAGTTTAGAAATGAAATCATTATTAGGAGGAAAGGGCGCCAATCTAGCGGAAATGACTAGAATAGGACTTCCAGTTCCTCCAGGATTTACAGTAACAACAGAGGCTTGTAATCAATACTATGAACATAATAGTCAATTATGGACTGAGTTAAAGGAAGAAATACTAAAGGAGCTAAAGGCTCTGGAAGCTACTACAAACAAAGAATTTGGTAGCATATCTAATCCGTTACTGGTTTCCGTTAGATCTGGAGCAGTTTTTTCTATGCCTGGTATGATGGATACTATACTAAATCTTGGATTAAATGATGAATCTGTAAAAGGAATTGCTAAAGCTACTAATAATGAGCGTTTTGCCTATGATAGCTATAGAAGATTTATACAGATGTTTGGAGACGTTGTTCTTAACATAGAAAAATATAAGTTCGATTCAATTTTAGAAAAAAGAAAGCATGATAGAGGCATTGAGCAAGATACAGATTTAACAGCAGAAGATTTAAAAGATATAGTAGAAGAATTTAAAAAAGTTGTTAAAAAAGAGTGGGGTAAGGATTTTCCACAGGATACAGAAGAGCAGTTACTTATGGCAGTAGAGGCAGTATTTAAATCATGGAACAACCAAAGGGCTAAAATATATAGAAAACTACATGAAATTCCAGATGATTTAGGAACTGCTGTAAATATTCAATCCATGGTTTTTGGTAATATGGGAGAAACATGTGGAACTGGTGTGGCATTTACAAGAAATCCGTCTACAGGAGAGAAAAAGCTATTTGGTGAGTTTTTATTAAATGCTCAAGGGGAAGACGTAGTGGCAGGAATTCGTACTCCAGAGGAAATTCAAGTTTTAAATGAAAAAATGCCAAAAGTATATAATCAGTTTGTTGAGGTTACTCATTTACTTGAAAATCACTATAGAGATATGCAGGATATTGAGTTTACAATTGAAAATGAAAAACTTTATATGCTTCAAACAAGAAATGGTAAAAGAACTGCTATGGCAGCTATTAATATAGCAGTTGATATGGTAGAAGAAGGACTTATAACTAAGGAAGAAGCTGTACTTAGAATAGAGCCACAGCAATTAGATCAACTTCTACACCCTACATTTGATGAAGCTGCACTTAAAGAAGCTGTAGTTATTACAAAGGGATTGCCAGCTTCTGCTGGAGCAGCTACAGGTAAAATTTACTTTACACCAGAGGATGTAGTGAAAGCAAAGAATGAAGGAGAAAGAGCAATTTTAGTTCGTGTTGAAACATCTCCAGAAGATATCGAAGGAATGGTGTCTTCAGAAGGAATATTAACAGGAAGAGGCGGTATGACTTCACATGCAGCCGTAGTAGCAAGAGGAATGGGTAAATGTTGTGTAGCTGGTGCAGGAGAAATTCGTATAGATGAAGTAAATAGAGTTATGAGAGTTGGCGGAGAACAATTTGCAGAAGGTGAATATATTTCTTTAGATGGAAGTCAAGGAATTGTATATAAAGGTGAAGTTAAAACTCAAACACCAGAGCTTTTAGGAAACTTCGCAGTTTTAATGGGATGGGCTGATGAGTTTAGAAGATTAAAAATTAGAACAAATGCAGATACTGCAAAAGATGCAAAGCAAGCATTAGAGTTTGGAGCAGAGGGTATTGGTCTTTGTAGAACAGAGCACATGTTCTTTGAAGAAAGCAGAATCTTTGCAGTTAGACAAATGATATTATCTACTACATTAGAAGGTAGAGAAAAGGCTTTAGCTAAATTATTACCAATGCAAAGAGAAGACTTTATTGCATTATTTGAGGCAATAAAAGGATTACCAGTTACTATTAGATTATTAGATCCTCCACTACATGAATTCTTACCTCATGAAGAAGAAGATGTAATAAAATTAGCTAATGAAATGGGAGTATCAAAAGAAGATTTATTAGATGTAGTTAATGATTTGAAAGAATTTAACCCTATGTTAGGCCATAGAGGCTGCCGTTTAGCTATTACGTACCCAGAAATATATGCAATGCAAACAAGGGCTATTATGGAAGCAGCAATTCATGTTCATAAAGTTACAGGATATATAATAGTTCCAGAAATAATGGTACCTCTAGTTGGAGAAATTAAAGAATTTGAGCAGGTAAAAAGAATAATTCTTAACGTTATTGAAGAAGTATTTGAAGAAAATGATATAAAGATACCATATCTAATTGGAACAATGATTGAAATTCCAAGAGCTTGTATTACAGCTGATGAAATTGCCAAAGAAGCAGAATTCTTCTCCTTTGGAACAAATGATTTAAGCCAAATGACCTTTGGATTCTCAAGGGACGATGCAGGTAAATTTCTTGGAGAATATGTAGATAAAAATATCTTTGAAAAGGATCCTTTCCAAAGAATAGACCGTAAAGGCGTAGGTAGATTAATGGAAATTGCAGTAGACCTTGGGAAGAAAACAAAACCAGATATTAAGCTGGGAATATGTGGAGAGCACGGTGGAGAGCCAAACTCAATTGAATTCTGTCACCTATTAGGATTAGCTTACGTTTCTTGTTCGCCATATCGTGTGCCAATTGCAAGACTTGCAGCAGCACAGGCAGCGGTTATCAACAAAGACCAATTGAAGTAA
- a CDS encoding Dps family protein — translation MQNENHNEILNKDFKMVQQNVSKFQDDFKLSKSGFDTTMPGHTTDHPQNMVLRQEPRTVRSEGSGISLPADVRLEMGLMLDDHLCALNVALHQYTKHHWLTEGAESFLSLHHLLDEHIDVTQDHIDRVGERVARLGVVPTAHPVTQHELSYIKHEVEGRYTMRDFLRNDLEHEIKIQHMLRKTIARAHELKDFGTVQVLEEVLLKREDLGYHLWSVLEDDSLVRGMKHFFDGNDDISQTRPINPKIQ, via the coding sequence ATGCAAAATGAAAACCATAATGAGATTTTGAACAAGGACTTTAAAATGGTTCAACAAAACGTAAGTAAGTTTCAAGATGACTTTAAATTATCAAAATCTGGTTTTGACACAACTATGCCAGGACATACAACAGACCATCCGCAAAATATGGTTTTACGTCAGGAGCCAAGAACCGTAAGATCTGAAGGGTCTGGGATCAGTCTTCCAGCTGATGTTCGTTTAGAAATGGGGCTAATGCTTGATGATCACTTATGCGCTTTAAATGTTGCGTTACACCAATATACAAAGCATCACTGGTTAACAGAGGGAGCAGAATCTTTCTTAAGTTTACATCATTTGTTAGATGAACATATTGATGTTACACAGGATCATATCGATAGAGTCGGTGAGCGAGTAGCAAGATTAGGGGTAGTTCCAACGGCACATCCTGTGACACAACATGAATTATCCTATATCAAACATGAAGTTGAAGGTCGATATACGATGCGCGACTTTTTACGTAATGACCTTGAGCATGAAATAAAAATTCAACATATGTTAAGAAAAACAATTGCACGTGCTCATGAACTTAAGGATTTTGGTACTGTTCAGGTTTTAGAAGAGGTTTTACTTAAGCGTGAAGATTTAGGGTATCATCTATGGAGTGTTTTGGAAGATGACTCTTTGGTCAGAGGAATGAAACATTTCTTTGACGGGAATGATGATATCTCTCAAACACGCCCTATCAATCCAAAGATTCAATAA